A genomic region of Rhipicephalus sanguineus isolate Rsan-2018 chromosome 3, BIME_Rsan_1.4, whole genome shotgun sequence contains the following coding sequences:
- the LOC119387031 gene encoding FERM domain-containing protein 5-like, whose product MFKLGSKKDVNTEYKCTIRLLDDSEVLQCDFQHLCKGQYILDYVCNALNLLEKDYFGLRYVDSHKQRHWLDLTKPVIKQVKGMNPIVFCFRVKFYPQDPFRLKEEITRYQIFLQLRRDLLHGRLYCPPNDSALLAALIIQSELGDYDSEEHGDNYVSEFKLLLKQTPRLEEKIAEIHQQQLRGQVPAVSEANFLRKACLLDTYGVDPHPVKSQAHAGFQMVKNSKCYTLI is encoded by the exons ATGTTCAAATTGGGAAGCAAGAAGGACGTCAATACCGAGTACAAGTGCACCATACGCCTGCTAGACGACAGCGAAGTGTTGCAGTGTGATTTTCAG cATCTCTGCAAAGGTCAATACATACTTGACTATGTGTGCAACGCCCTGAACCTTTTGGAGAAGGACTACTTTGGCCTCAGATATGTCGATAGTCACAAGCAGCGG CACTGGCTGGACCTTACAAAGCCGGTCATCAAGCAGGTGAAAG GTATGAATCCCATCGTCTTCTGCTTCCGTGTCAAGTTCTATCCTCAAGACCCCTTCCGGCTCAAGGAAGAAATAACGAG GTACCAGATTTTTCTTCAGCTGAGAAGAGATCTGCTTCATGGACGCCTCTATTGCCCTCCAAATGACTCTGCTTTGCTTGCCGCATTGATCATTCAAT CTGAACTTGGAGATTATGACAGTGAGGAGCATGGAGACAATTATGTCTCGGAGTTCAAGCTTCTTTTGAAACAGACTCCTCGTCTGGAGGAGAAGATTGCCGAGATTCACCAGCAGCAGCTCAG GGGCCAAGTACCAGCCGTGTCGGAGGCCAACTTCTTACGCAAGGCCTGTCTCCTCGACACGTACGGTGTGGACCCTCATCCTGTCAAG AGTCAGGCCCATGCAGGCTTTCAGATGGTAAAGAATTCAAAATGTTACACGCTGATCTGA